The following proteins are co-located in the Castanea sativa cultivar Marrone di Chiusa Pesio chromosome 8, ASM4071231v1 genome:
- the LOC142608264 gene encoding capsanthin/capsorubin synthase, chromoplastic-like: MGTLVRLFSPPPTTLCTNKFFLSPTIPSISSPRHNTTSSTKKHQYYRTQSSKFGNFLDLKPETTQPECLDFDLSWWDPKSDRPHFDVIIIGTGPAGLRLAEQVSRYGIKVCCVDPSPLSVWPNNYGVWVDEFESLKLEDCFDKTWPMACVYLDENKTKYLDRPYGRVSRKKLKTKLMEGCVSNGVKFHEAKVWKIEHQEFESFIMCDDGNELKASLIVDASGFASSFIEYDKKRNHGYQIAHGILAEVEEHPFDLDKMVLMDWRDTHLGNEPYLRVKNSRFPTFLYAMPFDSNLVFLEETSLVSRPVLSYKEVKSRMVARLRHLGIRVKRVLEDEKCLIPMGGPLPKLPQSLMAIGGTSGVVHPSTGYMVARSMALAPVLADAIAECLGSTRMIRGQPLYHRAWNGLWPIQRRCTREFYSFGMETLLKLDLDGTRRFFDAFFNLDPYQWQGFLSSRLSLQELLLLSLTLFGRASNMSRFDIVTKCPVPLAKMVGKLAIETI; this comes from the coding sequence ATGGGGACTCTTGTCAGGCTATTTTCCCCACCACCAACTACACTATGTACTAACAAGTTTTTCCTATCACCCACTATCCCTTCAATCTCTTCTCCAAGACACAATACCACATCTTCAACAAAGAAGCATCAATATTACAGAACTCAAAGCAGCAAGTTTGGAAATTTCCTTGACTTGAAGCCTGAAACTACTCAACCTGAATGTTTGGATTTTGATCTCTCATGGTGGGACCCCAAGTCTGATAGGCCCCACTTTGATGTGATCATCATTGGGACTGGCCCAGCTGGACTTCGTCTTGCAGAGCAAGTGTCTCGCTATGGAATCAAGGTTTGTTGTGTTGACCCTTCTCCGCTTTCCGTGTGGCCTAATAACTATGGTGTTTGGGTTGATGAGTTTGAAAGCTTGAAGCTTGAGGATTGCTTTGACAAAACATGGCCTATGGCCTGTGTTTATCTCGATGAAAACAAGACCAAGTATTTAGACCGACCCTATGGTAGAGTTAGtaggaaaaaactaaaaacgaAACTAATGGAAGGTTGTGTGTCCAATGGTGTTAAATTTCATGAGGCTAAGGTTTGGAAAATTGAGCACCAAGAGTTTGAGTCTTTCATTATGTGTGATGATGGGAATGAATTGAAGGCAAGCTTAATTGTTGATGCGAGTGGCTTTGCAAGTAGTTTTATTGAGTATGATAAGAAAAGGAATCATGGGTATCAGATTGCTCATGGAATTTTAGCTGAAGTGGAAGAACACCCTTTTGACTTGGATAAGATGGTTCTTATGGATTGGAGAGATACCCATCTGGGAAATGAGCCTTATTTGCGAGTTAAAAATTCAAGGTTTCCTACTTTTCTATATGCAATGCCGTTTGATTCAAATTTGGTATTTTTAGAAGAGACTTCTCTGGTTTCTCGGCCTGTGTTGTCTTATAAGGAAGTGAAGTCAAGGATGGTAGCAAGATTAAGGCATTtaggaattagagtgaagaggGTATTGGAGGATGAGAAGTGTTTGATCCCAATGGGAGGTCCACTCCCAAAACTCCCTCAGAGTCTAATGGCAATTGGTGGGACTTCTGGGGTTGTTCACCCTTCAACAGGGTACATGGTGGCTAGGTCAATGGCTCTGGCACCAGTCTTAGCTGATGCCATCGCTGAGTGCCTTGGCTCAACCAGGATGATCAGAGGGCAGCCACTTTATCATAGAGCGTGGAATGGCTTGTGGCCAATTCAAAGGAGGTGTACAAGAGAATTTTACTCTTTTGGAATGGAGACTTTATTGAAGCTTGATTTGGATGGAACAAGAAGGTTCTTTGATGCTTTCTTTAATTTGGATCCATATCAGTGGCAAGGATTCCTTTCCTCAAGGTTGTCCCTTCAAGAGCTTCTTCTACTAAGCTTAACTCTGTTTGGGCGTGCTTCGAATATGTCCAGGTTTGATATTGTCACAAAGTGTCCTGTGCCCTTGGCTAAAATGGTGGGTAAACTAGCAATAGAAACCATCTAA
- the LOC142608265 gene encoding KRR1 small subunit processome component homolog — MNWAMEHENNGDISQQPKMKHKGKHDKPKPWDDDPNIDRWKIDKFDQSWNETGMLEVSSFSTLFPRYSEKYLQEVWPTVNSSLKEYGISCELNQLVEGSMTVSTTRKTRDSYIIIKARDLIKLLSRSFLVHQAIKILDDEMQCGIIKTGNLVHNRIKFPAPPSTGVGCDFGIGWFRWVWVLLVLEVGCGADGSDQTQIRTILSPEAALSSTIVVANLAADLDA, encoded by the exons ATGAATTGGGCGATGGAGCATGAGAACAATGGCGACATTTCACAGCAGCCAAAGATGAAGCACAAGGGGAAGCACGACAAGCCGAAGCCATGGGATGATGACCCCAACATTGATCGCTGGAAGATCGACAAGTTTGACCAGTCTTGGAATGAAACCGGAATGCTTGAAGTCAGCTCCTTCTCCACTCTCTTTCCTCGATACAGTG AGAAGTACTTGCAAGAGGTTTGGCCAACTGTGAATTCCTCTTTGAAAGAGTACGGCATTTCATGTGAACTTAATCAGCTG GTTGAGGGGTCCATGACAGTTTCAACAACCAGAAAGACCAGGGACTCATATATTATCATTAAGGCTAGAGATCTTATTAAGCTTTTGTCAAGAAGCTTTCTGGTTCATCAG GCAATAAAAATACTGGACGATGAAATGCAATGTGGTATCATCAAGACTGGCAACTTGGTCCACAATAGG ATCAAATTCCCAGCTCCTCCCTCAACTGGAGTTGGTTGTGATTTTGGTATTGGGTGGTTCcgatgggtttgggttttgttggttttggagGTGGGTTGCGGTGCCGATGGGTCCGACCAAACCCAGATCAGAACCATATTGTCGCCTGAAGCTGCATTATCCTCCACTATTGTTGTCGCCAATCTCGCCGCTGACCTCGATGCGTAG
- the LOC142607127 gene encoding LOW QUALITY PROTEIN: uncharacterized protein LOC142607127 (The sequence of the model RefSeq protein was modified relative to this genomic sequence to represent the inferred CDS: substituted 2 bases at 2 genomic stop codons) — MGKCLSWKYFSLLLSLLFFHSQFPFSSSLSSNSQCSALLHFNHSLSLNENASPTLIGYYSTRNIQMCENSCPKTGSWKEDKDCCTWDGVVCDNSTRHVIALDLSCSWLYGSIPSNSTLFLLRHLRFLNLAGNDFQSIISPEFGNFQSLTHLNLSLNRFYGEIPYEISQLSSLVSLDLSYNGDLGSYRRSQLRLLSIKTPVWKRVIGNLTQLRELLLDFTDMSSITPNFLMNLSSSLTTLSLHECNLQGTFEMNVFRLPCIQTLDLGNNYYLEGSLPKSIGSLKSLEYLDLSDCNFTGAIPTSLGNLTKMIYFYLSYNNFNGEIQKLPLXILSVFGXHIKLTIFLITVDSTGLLPSSIFDLRNLSVLDLYNNQLVGPLPNHVSGLNLLIDLSLSSNFLNGTLPSWLFSLTSLVRLTLDHNQFIGEIGEFKYNNSLDYLDLSYNMLQGSIPSSISRLVSLSTLDLSSNNLQGSVPSSISRLVNLITLDLSSNNLQASVPSSISRLVNLNSLSLSSNNLSIMLDLEMFSNLNNLNDFNFSSNNLLVSINNNLTFTLPYLNSLYLSSCNISEFPIFLKVATNLGSLDLSNNRIHGQIPEWLGAVGRNSLTFLDLSHNFLTSIDKIPWNNLNFLDLRNNLLQGPFPMLNSLYLQYLFASNNNLTGEIPSLICNAISLQVLDLSHNNLSGTIPNCLVRSNVLSVLGLRMNSLNGTIPTTFSKGNNLRTINLNGNQLEGPLPRSLENCRDLEVLDLGNNKINGTFPYFLGSILKLRVLVIRSNKFRGRIGNPKTKFPFPNLQILDISDNEFNGPLPRNFFKYLKAMMNVDEGKVTLKYMGDEYYHDSLNVMMKGLYVELVRIQTVFTTIDFSNNRFIGEMPQIIGRLKSLLGVNFSHNNLTGYIPSSFGNLTNLEWLDLSFNKLNGEIPKQLADLPWLEVLKLSHNQLIGPIPLGKQFNTFDNDSYTDNLGLCGFPLTRTCNNHESKQPPPSTLQQEDNLEPKNGFGWQTVSIGYGCGVIFGTLMGYLLFKIGKPKWIVRMVKLEQHILLRRLKNNARRSGGRK, encoded by the coding sequence ATGGGCAAGTGTTTAAGTTGGAAGTATTTCAGTCTACTACTTTCCTTGCTCTTCTTCCATTCTCAATTccccttttcttcttccttgtcTTCAAACTCCCAATGCTCTGCTCTACTCCATTTTaatcactctctttctctcaatgAAAATGCTTCTCCTACTTTAATTGGATATTATTCTACACGTAATATTCAGATGTGTGAAAATTCTTGTCCAAAGACAGGGTCTTGGAAGGAGGATAAGGACTGCTGCACTTGGGATGGTGTCGTCTGTGACAATTCCACTCGCCATGTCATTGCCCTTGACCTTAGTTGCAGTTGGCTTTATGGCTCCATTCCTTCCAACAGTACCCTCTTCCTTCTTCGCCATCTCAGGTTCCTGAATCTCGCTGGGAATGACTTCCAGTCAATAATTTCACCTGAGTTTGGCAATTTTCAGAGTTTGACTCATCTTAACTTATCTCTTAACCGTTTTTATGGTGAAATCCCATATGAAATCTCCCAGTTGTCTTCGCTTGTTTCACTTGATCTTTCTTACAACGGTGACCTTGGTTCTTATAGAAGATCGCAATTGCGATTATTATCAATCAAAACACCAGTTTGGAAAAGAGTCATTGGTAACCTTACCCAGTTAAGGGAACTTCTTCTGGATTTCACAGATATGTCCTCAATTACACCTAATTTTTTGATGAATCTATCCTCCTCTTTGACAACTCTTAGTCTCCATGAGTGTAACTTGCAGGGAACATTCGAAATGAACGTCTTCCGCCTTCCATGTATACAAACCCTTGATCTTGGGAACAATTACTATCTTGAAGGTTCTCTTCCAAAGTCTATCGGAAGTCTGAAGTCCTTGGAGTATTTGGATCTCTCTGATTGCAATTTTACAGGGGCAATTCCAACATCACTTGGAAACCTcactaaaatgatttatttttatctgtCGTATAATAATTTCAACGGTGAGATTCAAAAATTGCCCCTTtaaattttaagtgtttttggcTGACACATcaaactgacaatttttttaattactgtGGATTCAACAGGTTTGCTGCCGTCATCAATATTTGACTTGCGGAATCTCTCTGTTTTAGACCTTTACAACAATCAACTTGTTGGTCCCCTTCCTAATCACGTAAGTGGTTTAAATCTCCTAATTGATCTCTCTTTAAGTTCAAATTTCCTAAATGGGACACTCCCATCTTGGTTATTCAGTTTGACCTCTTTGGTGAGGTTAACTCTTGATCATAATCAATTCATTGGTGAGATTGGGGAATTCAAGTATAATAATTCCTTGGACTACCTTGATTTAAGCTATAATATGCTACAGGGCTCTATTCCTAGCTCAATATCTAGACTTGTGAGCCTTAGTACTCTAGATCTCTCATCAAATAACCTACAGGGCTCTGTTCCTAGCTCAATATCTAGACTTGTGAACCTTATTACTCTAGATCTCTCATCAAATAACCTACAGGCCTCTGTTCCTAGCTCAATATCTAGACTTGTGAACCTTaattctctatctctctcatcAAATAACCTGAGTATTATGTTGGACTTAGAAATGTTCTCAAACCTCaataatctcaatgatttcaatttttcatctAACAATTTATTAGTCAGCATCAACAACAATCTAACATTTACCTTGCCCTATCTGAATAGCTTGTACTTGTCTTCTTGCAACATTAGTGAATTCCCAATTTTCCTAAAAGTAGCTACAAATTTAGGATCCTTGGACCTTTCCAATAACAGAATTCATGGTCAAATTCCAGAATGGTTGGGAGCTGTGGGGAGGAATTCATTAACATTTCTGGATCTTTCTCACAACTTTTTGACTAGTATAGATAAGATTCCTTGGAATAACCTAAATTTTCTTGATCTCCGTAACAACTTGCTTCAAGGACCATTCCCCATGTTAAATTCTCTTTACCTTCAATATCTCTTTGCCTCCAATAACAATTTAACTGGGGAAATTCCTTCTTTAATTTGCAATGCAATTTCCCTTCAAGTTCTAGATTTGTCTCATAACAACTTAAGTGGCACGATTCCAAATTGTTTGGTACGCTCTAATGTACTCTCAGTGTTGGGTTTGCGAATGAATAGTCTTAATGGTACCATACCTACAACATTTTCAAAGGGAAACAATTTGAGGACTATTAACCTTAATGGCAATCAATTGGAAGGGCCATTGCCACGATCTTTGGAAAATTGTAGGGACTTGGAAGTTCTAGATCTTGGAAACAATAAGATAAATGGAACCTTCCCCTATTTTTTGGGAAGTATTCTAAAACTACGCGTTCTTGTCATAAGATCAAACAAATTTCGAGGTCGTATAGGCAATCCTAAGACCAAGTTTCCTTTCCCAAATTTGCAAATCTTAGACATCTCTGACAATGAGTTTAATGGTCCTTTGccaagaaattttttcaaatatttgaaaGCCATGATGAATGTGGATGAAGGAAAAGTTACGTTGAAATATATGGGAGATGAGTATTATCATGATTCTTTGAATGTGATGATGAAAGGGTTGTATGTTGAGTTGGTGAGAATCCAAACTGTCTTCACAACCATTGATTTTTCAAACAACAGATTCATAGGGGAGATGCCACAAATAATTGGAAGGCTTAAATCACTCTTGGGGGTTAACTTTTCTCACAATAACCTTACAGGTTATATTCCATCATCATTTGGAAATTTGACTAATCTTGAATGGTTAGACCTCTCTTTCAACAAGCTCAATGGGGAGATTCCCAAGCAATTGGCAGATCTTCCGTGGCTTGAAGTTTTAAAGCTATCACATAACCAACTTATAGGACCCATACCTTTAGGGAAGCAGTTCAATACATTCGACAATGATTCATACACCGATAACTTAGGATTATGTGGATTTCCGTTGACAAGAACATGCAACAACCACGAGTCAAAGCAACCACCACCATCCACCTTGCAACAAGAAGACAACTTAGAGCCTAAAAATGGGTTTGGTTGGCAAACTGTATCGATAGGTTATGGATGTGGAGTGATATTTGGAACATTAATGGGAtatcttttgtttaaaattggAAAACCAAAGTGGATTGTGAGGATGGTCAAACTAGAGCAACATATCTTACTTAGAAGGCTGAAGAATAATGCCCGCAGAAGTGGTGGAAGAAAATAA
- the LOC142606425 gene encoding uncharacterized protein LOC142606425 codes for MELAMNWMKAVWLASIRNCPLSLVLMMKELEKDPALAHKNWDRFLPKFKKKNVKQKKVKTKEKKTYTPFPPPQQPSKIDEQLASGEFIMSLKKKSSKKWQEKQEKQTKKTAENKRKREAAFFPPDVVFKGVKWLILVFPTEKSREPRKMDTKSEDDNKDMAAMAMSLKKKAEEFGKQKLVDNIETEAYIAAAGEPSKKKSKGAESRV; via the exons ATGGAACTTGCTATGAATTGGATGAAGGCTGTCTGGTTAGCTTCCATTCGTAATTGCCCTTTGAGCCTG GTTCTTATGATGAAGGAACTTGAAAAGGATCCAGCACTTGCACACAAAAACTGGGATAGGTTTCTGCCAAAATTCAAGAA GAAAAATGTCAAGCAGAAGAAGGTTAAGACTAAAGAGAAGAAAACATATACACCTTTCCCTCCTCCACAACAACCTAGCAAG ATTGATGAACAATTGGCAAGTGGAGAATTCATCATGTCTCTGAAAAAGAAATCATCAAAGAAGTGGCAAGAGAAACAGGAGAAGCAGACAAAGAAAACCgcagaaaacaaaagaaaaagagaagctGCATTTTTTCCCCCGGATGTTGTATTCAAAGGCGTCAAATGGCTCATCTTGGTGTTTCCAACAGAGAAatccagg GAACCAAGAAAGATGGATACAAAATCTGAGGATGATAATAAAGATATGGCAGCCATGGCCATGTCTCTGAAG AAAAAGGCAGAGGAGTTTGGGAAGCAAAAATTGGTTGACAATATTGAAACTGAAGCCTATATTGCTGCAGCTGGGGAaccttcaaaaaagaaatccaaAGGTGCAGAATCTAGAGTATGA